One genomic region from Lycorma delicatula isolate Av1 chromosome 9, ASM4794821v1, whole genome shotgun sequence encodes:
- the LOC142329673 gene encoding uncharacterized protein LOC142329673 isoform X2 — MSGKTASYSTTYSRDQVKNFSMYNSQNEVASVHPVDLRSDTVTKPCRKMRKAIAEAEVGDDVMQEDPTVNELERTAAKMLGKEEALYVSSGTMGNLVSIMAHTDHMRATDIIVGDKSHIFCYEQGGAAQVAGVMFNTVKNKPDGTFDLDEVEERIHLDSHDVHYPTTALICVENTHNKCGGRVLPYEWLQKVVEYAKERKIPLHMDGARLFNAVIQSGVSAAEITKGFDSVSICLSKGLGAPVGSILVGSKTFIKNARRYRKVLGGGMRQAGIIAAAGLYALKYNISRLAEDHSRTYEIAKTIADSKSDIIKVNLADVQTNILFMYFTSGKVTPDDFGLRMVTVTEKERQDLNGRVCAVQMFSMDRHSARIVLHNCITAEDVELAIEKLKYVIKEFEDKFA, encoded by the exons caTCATATTCAACAACGTATAGTAGAgatcaagttaaaaattttagtatgtaCAACAGCCAGAATGAAGTGGCTAGt GTACATCCAGTTGATCTTAGAAGTGATACTGTTACAAAACCTTGTCGTAAAATGCGCAAAGCAATTGCCGAAGCAGAAGTAGGAGATGATGTAATGCAAGAGGACCCAACTGTAAATG aattaGAAAGAACTGCAGCGAAGATGCTCGGCAAAGAAGAAGCATTGTACGTTTCTAGTGGTACAATGGGAAATCTCGTCTCAA ttatggCGCACACAGACCATATGAGAGCAACTGATATTATAGTTGGTGACAAAAGCCATATATTTTGTTATGAACAAGGTGGTGCTGCACAG GTTGCTGGTGTaatgtttaacacagttaaaaataaaCCTGATGGAACATTTGATTTGGATGAAGTTGAAGAAAGAATTCATTTAGATTCTCATGATGTGCACTATCCTACAACCGCATTAATATGTGTTGAAAATACACATAATAAATGTGGTGGACGTGTTTTACCATATGAATGGCTTCAAAAG GTTGTAGAATACGCTAAAGAGCGGAAAATACCACTTCATATGGATGGTGCCAGATTATTCAATGCAGTTATACAAAGCGGTGTATCAGCTGCTGAAATAACAAAAGGATTCGATTCTGTCAGTATTTGTCTCAGCAAAGGACTCGGTGCACCTGTTGGTTCAATATTGGTTGGATCAAAGACATTCATTAAAAA tgCAAGAAGGTACAGAAAAGTTCTTGGCGGAGGTATGAGACAAGCTGGCATAATAGCTGCAGCTGGTTTGTATGCCTTGAAGTACAATATATCACGATTAGCCGAGGATCACAGTAGAACTTATGAAATAGCTAAAA ctatAGCAGATTCAAAAAGtgatattattaaagttaatctAGCTGATGTTCAAACAAATATACTCTTCATGTACTTCACTTCAGGAAAAGTGACTCCTGATGATTTTGGTCTACGTATGGTCACA gttacagaaaaagaaagacaagATCTTAATGGCAGAGTATGTGCCGTTCAGATGTTTTCAATGGATCGTCATTCAGCACGTATTGTATTACATAACTGCATTACTGCTGAAGATGTAGAATTAGCAATTGAAAAACTTAAGtatgttattaaagaatttgaagaTAAATTTGCATGA
- the LOC142329673 gene encoding uncharacterized protein LOC142329673 isoform X3, whose translation MYNSQNEVASVHPVDLRSDTVTKPCRKMRKAIAEAEVGDDVMQEDPTVNELERTAAKMLGKEEALYVSSGTMGNLVSIMAHTDHMRATDIIVGDKSHIFCYEQGGAAQVAGVMFNTVKNKPDGTFDLDEVEERIHLDSHDVHYPTTALICVENTHNKCGGRVLPYEWLQKVVEYAKERKIPLHMDGARLFNAVIQSGVSAAEITKGFDSVSICLSKGLGAPVGSILVGSKTFIKNARRYRKVLGGGMRQAGIIAAAGLYALKYNISRLAEDHSRTYEIAKTIADSKSDIIKVNLADVQTNILFMYFTSGKVTPDDFGLRMVTVTEKERQDLNGRVCAVQMFSMDRHSARIVLHNCITAEDVELAIEKLKYVIKEFEDKFA comes from the exons atgtaCAACAGCCAGAATGAAGTGGCTAGt GTACATCCAGTTGATCTTAGAAGTGATACTGTTACAAAACCTTGTCGTAAAATGCGCAAAGCAATTGCCGAAGCAGAAGTAGGAGATGATGTAATGCAAGAGGACCCAACTGTAAATG aattaGAAAGAACTGCAGCGAAGATGCTCGGCAAAGAAGAAGCATTGTACGTTTCTAGTGGTACAATGGGAAATCTCGTCTCAA ttatggCGCACACAGACCATATGAGAGCAACTGATATTATAGTTGGTGACAAAAGCCATATATTTTGTTATGAACAAGGTGGTGCTGCACAG GTTGCTGGTGTaatgtttaacacagttaaaaataaaCCTGATGGAACATTTGATTTGGATGAAGTTGAAGAAAGAATTCATTTAGATTCTCATGATGTGCACTATCCTACAACCGCATTAATATGTGTTGAAAATACACATAATAAATGTGGTGGACGTGTTTTACCATATGAATGGCTTCAAAAG GTTGTAGAATACGCTAAAGAGCGGAAAATACCACTTCATATGGATGGTGCCAGATTATTCAATGCAGTTATACAAAGCGGTGTATCAGCTGCTGAAATAACAAAAGGATTCGATTCTGTCAGTATTTGTCTCAGCAAAGGACTCGGTGCACCTGTTGGTTCAATATTGGTTGGATCAAAGACATTCATTAAAAA tgCAAGAAGGTACAGAAAAGTTCTTGGCGGAGGTATGAGACAAGCTGGCATAATAGCTGCAGCTGGTTTGTATGCCTTGAAGTACAATATATCACGATTAGCCGAGGATCACAGTAGAACTTATGAAATAGCTAAAA ctatAGCAGATTCAAAAAGtgatattattaaagttaatctAGCTGATGTTCAAACAAATATACTCTTCATGTACTTCACTTCAGGAAAAGTGACTCCTGATGATTTTGGTCTACGTATGGTCACA gttacagaaaaagaaagacaagATCTTAATGGCAGAGTATGTGCCGTTCAGATGTTTTCAATGGATCGTCATTCAGCACGTATTGTATTACATAACTGCATTACTGCTGAAGATGTAGAATTAGCAATTGAAAAACTTAAGtatgttattaaagaatttgaagaTAAATTTGCATGA
- the LOC142329673 gene encoding uncharacterized protein LOC142329673 isoform X1, whose amino-acid sequence MGLLMISRNTQTDSSYSTTYSRDQVKNFSMYNSQNEVASVHPVDLRSDTVTKPCRKMRKAIAEAEVGDDVMQEDPTVNELERTAAKMLGKEEALYVSSGTMGNLVSIMAHTDHMRATDIIVGDKSHIFCYEQGGAAQVAGVMFNTVKNKPDGTFDLDEVEERIHLDSHDVHYPTTALICVENTHNKCGGRVLPYEWLQKVVEYAKERKIPLHMDGARLFNAVIQSGVSAAEITKGFDSVSICLSKGLGAPVGSILVGSKTFIKNARRYRKVLGGGMRQAGIIAAAGLYALKYNISRLAEDHSRTYEIAKTIADSKSDIIKVNLADVQTNILFMYFTSGKVTPDDFGLRMVTVTEKERQDLNGRVCAVQMFSMDRHSARIVLHNCITAEDVELAIEKLKYVIKEFEDKFA is encoded by the exons caTCATATTCAACAACGTATAGTAGAgatcaagttaaaaattttagtatgtaCAACAGCCAGAATGAAGTGGCTAGt GTACATCCAGTTGATCTTAGAAGTGATACTGTTACAAAACCTTGTCGTAAAATGCGCAAAGCAATTGCCGAAGCAGAAGTAGGAGATGATGTAATGCAAGAGGACCCAACTGTAAATG aattaGAAAGAACTGCAGCGAAGATGCTCGGCAAAGAAGAAGCATTGTACGTTTCTAGTGGTACAATGGGAAATCTCGTCTCAA ttatggCGCACACAGACCATATGAGAGCAACTGATATTATAGTTGGTGACAAAAGCCATATATTTTGTTATGAACAAGGTGGTGCTGCACAG GTTGCTGGTGTaatgtttaacacagttaaaaataaaCCTGATGGAACATTTGATTTGGATGAAGTTGAAGAAAGAATTCATTTAGATTCTCATGATGTGCACTATCCTACAACCGCATTAATATGTGTTGAAAATACACATAATAAATGTGGTGGACGTGTTTTACCATATGAATGGCTTCAAAAG GTTGTAGAATACGCTAAAGAGCGGAAAATACCACTTCATATGGATGGTGCCAGATTATTCAATGCAGTTATACAAAGCGGTGTATCAGCTGCTGAAATAACAAAAGGATTCGATTCTGTCAGTATTTGTCTCAGCAAAGGACTCGGTGCACCTGTTGGTTCAATATTGGTTGGATCAAAGACATTCATTAAAAA tgCAAGAAGGTACAGAAAAGTTCTTGGCGGAGGTATGAGACAAGCTGGCATAATAGCTGCAGCTGGTTTGTATGCCTTGAAGTACAATATATCACGATTAGCCGAGGATCACAGTAGAACTTATGAAATAGCTAAAA ctatAGCAGATTCAAAAAGtgatattattaaagttaatctAGCTGATGTTCAAACAAATATACTCTTCATGTACTTCACTTCAGGAAAAGTGACTCCTGATGATTTTGGTCTACGTATGGTCACA gttacagaaaaagaaagacaagATCTTAATGGCAGAGTATGTGCCGTTCAGATGTTTTCAATGGATCGTCATTCAGCACGTATTGTATTACATAACTGCATTACTGCTGAAGATGTAGAATTAGCAATTGAAAAACTTAAGtatgttattaaagaatttgaagaTAAATTTGCATGA